From Candidatus Saccharibacteria bacterium:
TTGACTTAACTATCCCAAGCTGATCACTAAATTCACCAAAAATATCAATGTCGGTCTTCTGACCAAAACCAACCTTACTGATAAAATCCCTAAAAACAGTCTTGGCTTGTTGATTGATCTCAGGGTAAGCACCTCCCAAGTGCTGAAGAATCCAAGTTACACCAGTATTGAGAGAGTTACGTAAAACATCAACCATTGCCACGAGTCCATAACTCTTCTGCTCGGCATTATTAATAGTTTGACCATCGACTACAACACTACCAGAATCAAAATAAGTATTATTAGCTGATACTAAACCAGACTCTAAGCCAGCGGCCATAGTCAAGGGCTTGAATACAGAACCGGGCTCATAGATATCTGAAACAACTGGATTGATATAAGCTTGATCCGAATCAACATTACCATAATTATTCGGGTCATAATTTGGGAGATTAACCATTGCATTAATCTTTCCTGTATCTGGCTCCATTACCACTATCTGACCTTCGAAAGCTTGATGCTTTTCCATGTACTTTGCCAATATATCATTACTCCAAGACTGAATATTACGATCAATTGTTAGATAAACATCTCCACCATCTACTGGATCTACCAAGATATTATCCCTAGAAGCTAAAGAGATACCCTGATTATCCTTAACGGCCTTAACTAGACCCGGAGTACCTGCCAAAACATCATTCCAATACTGCTCTATTCCATATTGTCCAACTCCATCTGAATTAACAAATCCACTAATCCCCGAGAATAATCCAGCTTCACCATAATACCGACTCTCACTATCTTCCATAATCAACCCTTCTACTCCTAGTAGCTCTAGCTCCTCAATTTGATTAAGTGTCAACCTGTCACTAAGCAATACATAACGATTACCGTTATATGTCAACTTTTCAATCAAATCAGCTTTTGTTTGACCAAGAATTGTCGAAAGTTTATCCGCCAATAAGTCAATATCTTTAATTACTTTTGGGTCAATTCTTAATTGCTTAACGGCTTGATTCTGAGCAATAGCAAAACCCTGCTCTCCCTCATTTAGTAAAATCCTACCCCTCTTGGCTAAAATAGTCTGTCGCTTAGTCTGCTGGTTAGCTGCAGCCTTTAAATATTTCTGATTTTCAAAAACTTGAATAATAATCAAGCGATAGACTACTATAGCAAAAATTACAAAAATTGCTGCTATCCAGATATTTATACGTCTTGAAAGGTTATATCTGGTAGTCATTAAATATTCCGTCTTAGCTCTTTATAAACTGTGGATCTGCAGGAACCATATCATTGGCAACCTTACTCTCCTTGATTGTCTGGATAGACTGAAGTCTAGTTGCCTCTACTTGATACAATTGGTTTTCTCCCTTTAGCTCACTTAGTTCTTTTTCTAGCATTGCAGCTCGATAGTTAAATACATCCAATTTTGTTGCCTGATTAATATAAATCAAAGATAACCCAACAATTACCAGGCTTAGTATGGCATATTTACGATATGCTCCTAGATTAAATAGTTGTTGATGATGTACCGTATTAGTATTGCGACGATATGCTATAGTAGCGGTCGACATAGTTTCTCTCTCCTTATTTGTTTTTGTTTTTATTGAGCGAGGTGTCGTATTGGATTAACCAATACGACACCCTTCTCGACTTATCTGACTACTCTTACTTGAAGAGTGACAGCCCTTGGGCTTAAATCTTTTACAGCTATTGCCATAAAGACCTCCTATTTTAGCTACCAATCAAGTTAATTACTTGGTTGGTATTTTTTTTGTTTTTATTATTGCTCGCAATTTTGCACTACGAGCTCTCGGATTGTTGACGATTTGATTTTGATTAGGCACTATCGGACGTTTGGTTAAGAGACTAACTTTTGCTGGGTCTATCTCTCGACCAAGAATATCTAATCTTGCCTCTGATAATTCTCTAAACTTTCTTTTGACCCTTCGATCCTCTAGGGATTGAAAACTGATTATTGCTCCAATACCACCTGGAGTAAGCATCTCTATTAGGTTTTCTAATAATTGATCCAAGGCTTTCAATTCATCATTGACAGCTATCCTGATAGCCTGATAGATCAAAACTTGGACTTTCGGTCTAGATAACCAGTATTTTTGGGTTGCTTGGTTGAGATCTTTGACCGTTATAATTGGCCCTTTTTGCCTATAGGCAATAATCCCCTTAGCAATACTTCGAGCAAACCGTAGCTCTCCATATTCTCTGAATATCTCAGTAAGTCTCTGCTCAGTTGCTTCTTCCAGCAATTCTACTGCACTGATACCAGCAG
This genomic window contains:
- a CDS encoding penicillin-binding protein 2, which translates into the protein MTTRYNLSRRINIWIAAIFVIFAIVVYRLIIIQVFENQKYLKAAANQQTKRQTILAKRGRILLNEGEQGFAIAQNQAVKQLRIDPKVIKDIDLLADKLSTILGQTKADLIEKLTYNGNRYVLLSDRLTLNQIEELELLGVEGLIMEDSESRYYGEAGLFSGISGFVNSDGVGQYGIEQYWNDVLAGTPGLVKAVKDNQGISLASRDNILVDPVDGGDVYLTIDRNIQSWSNDILAKYMEKHQAFEGQIVVMEPDTGKINAMVNLPNYDPNNYGNVDSDQAYINPVVSDIYEPGSVFKPLTMAAGLESGLVSANNTYFDSGSVVVDGQTINNAEQKSYGLVAMVDVLRNSLNTGVTWILQHLGGAYPEINQQAKTVFRDFISKVGFGQKTDIDIFGEFSDQLGIVKSIDASAFDYANMTFGQGISVTSLQMIRALAIFANGGKLVRPYLVDSVIYPDDKQKKFEPRVEDNVVDPAVVEQVKVMMEAVVSPTASGYNAVIPGYKIAGKTGTAQVPDGQGGYRTDQYNHTFIGFHSDPDSRFIILVRLRVPSSQGYSASTSAKAFAELAKKLLDYYQIAPV
- the rsmH gene encoding 16S rRNA (cytosine(1402)-N(4))-methyltransferase RsmH; its protein translation is MIEHQPVLLEQVIGLASGLKSVRSILDLTAGYGGHSQALIEKFRPELAVLVDQDSYAIGKLKQKFGSNSSVEIVKQNFRDYDPGLGQFDLILADLGVSSPQLDIADRGFSYLDSGQRLDMRMDQTAGISAVELLEEATEQRLTEIFREYGELRFARSIAKGIIAYRQKGPIITVKDLNQATQKYWLSRPKVQVLIYQAIRIAVNDELKALDQLLENLIEMLTPGGIGAIISFQSLEDRRVKRKFRELSEARLDILGREIDPAKVSLLTKRPIVPNQNQIVNNPRARSAKLRAIIKTKKIPTK